A portion of the uncultured Draconibacterium sp. genome contains these proteins:
- a CDS encoding nucleoside deaminase, whose translation MNKQKEKFMEAAIVLAKKGMDGNHGGPFGAVVVKDNKIIAKGYNQVTSSNDPTAHAEVVAIREACKALNTFQLEGCTIYTSCEPCPMCLGAIYWARPDKVVFGATKEDAAHAQFDDQFIYDELEKELDRRHIQFENMMRKEAREVFEAWNKKEDKKEY comes from the coding sequence ATGAATAAGCAGAAGGAAAAATTTATGGAGGCGGCTATCGTGCTTGCCAAAAAGGGGATGGATGGTAATCACGGTGGCCCGTTTGGTGCCGTGGTGGTAAAGGACAATAAAATTATCGCAAAAGGATACAATCAGGTAACTTCATCGAACGATCCAACTGCGCATGCTGAAGTCGTTGCGATACGGGAAGCGTGTAAGGCATTGAATACTTTTCAATTGGAAGGATGCACGATCTACACTTCTTGCGAGCCATGCCCGATGTGTTTGGGCGCTATTTACTGGGCCCGCCCTGATAAGGTTGTTTTTGGAGCTACTAAGGAGGATGCAGCACATGCACAGTTTGACGACCAATTTATTTACGATGAACTGGAGAAGGAACTGGATCGTCGCCACATTCAATTTGAAAATATGATGCGCAAAGAAGCCCGCGAGGTTTTTGAAGCATGGAATAAAAAGGAGGATAAGAAAGAGTATTAG
- the glmS gene encoding glutamine--fructose-6-phosphate transaminase (isomerizing) translates to MCGIVGYIGDKKAFPILIGGLKRLEYRGYDSAGVALLNGSLENYKKKGKVSDLEDFVQGKSDDGCVGIGHTRWATHGEPSDKNAHPHVSMNGHFSIVHNGIIENYAKLKRDLESHGYTFESDTDTEVLANLIEYFYLQDDELSSEAAVQLALSKVVGAYGIAVLCKEESEKIVVARKGSPLVVGLGSGEYFIASDASPIAEYTNQVIYLNDEDIAILQKDGFTLSNVQNTPVSLKISNIDMEIGAMDKGDYDYFMLKEIHEQPKTIEETFRGRLQNDYSEIVLGGLLNVFPKIEAAKRIVIIGCGTSWHAGLIAEYLFEEYAQVSVEVEYASEFRYRKPVLSSEDVVILISQSGETADTLAALELAKSKGATVLGICNVVGSTLSRETEAGVYTHAGVEIGVASTKAFTAQVTVLTMIALKLAKRKGTISDEDYKILVKELADIPEKGRAILEDGEKIKDIAEKYQEAVNALYLGRGYLFPVALEGALKLKEISYIHAEGYAAGEMKHGPIALVDNNLPVVVVAPQDDYYEKVVSNIQEVKARKGNVIAVVTEGDKGLKEMVNDIIEIPKSHPAVAPLLAVIPLQLLAYHIALLKGCNVDQPRNLAKSVTVE, encoded by the coding sequence ATGTGTGGAATTGTAGGATACATTGGCGATAAAAAAGCATTTCCGATTTTGATCGGGGGGCTGAAAAGACTGGAATACCGTGGATATGATTCGGCGGGAGTGGCCTTGTTAAACGGCTCGCTCGAAAACTATAAAAAGAAAGGTAAGGTCTCCGATCTTGAAGATTTTGTTCAGGGAAAGAGCGATGATGGTTGTGTTGGAATTGGGCACACACGCTGGGCAACGCATGGCGAACCAAGCGATAAAAATGCACATCCGCATGTTTCCATGAATGGCCATTTTTCAATTGTGCACAACGGAATTATCGAAAATTATGCCAAGTTGAAACGCGACCTGGAGTCACACGGATATACTTTTGAAAGTGATACGGATACGGAAGTTCTTGCCAATCTTATCGAGTATTTCTATTTGCAGGATGATGAGTTATCGTCGGAGGCTGCCGTGCAACTGGCATTGTCGAAGGTAGTTGGTGCTTACGGAATTGCCGTTCTCTGTAAAGAAGAAAGCGAGAAAATTGTAGTTGCCCGAAAAGGAAGTCCTCTTGTAGTTGGACTCGGCAGCGGTGAGTATTTTATTGCCAGCGATGCATCGCCAATTGCAGAATACACCAACCAGGTGATTTACCTGAACGACGAGGATATTGCCATTTTGCAAAAGGATGGTTTTACGTTAAGCAATGTTCAGAACACCCCGGTCTCGTTGAAGATCAGCAATATTGATATGGAAATCGGGGCGATGGATAAAGGCGATTACGATTATTTTATGCTCAAGGAAATTCACGAGCAACCCAAAACCATCGAAGAAACTTTTCGCGGACGATTACAGAATGATTATTCCGAGATTGTGTTGGGAGGACTATTAAATGTCTTTCCAAAAATAGAAGCCGCCAAAAGGATTGTAATTATTGGTTGCGGAACATCGTGGCATGCGGGGCTAATTGCCGAATACTTGTTTGAAGAATATGCACAAGTTTCGGTTGAAGTGGAATATGCTTCTGAGTTTCGTTACCGGAAGCCGGTGTTGTCGTCCGAGGATGTGGTGATTTTGATCAGTCAGAGTGGAGAAACTGCCGATACTTTGGCGGCTTTGGAACTGGCAAAATCAAAAGGAGCAACAGTGCTGGGAATTTGTAATGTGGTGGGGTCAACCTTGTCGCGCGAAACCGAGGCGGGCGTTTATACACATGCCGGTGTTGAAATTGGTGTGGCCTCAACAAAAGCTTTTACAGCACAGGTTACGGTGTTAACAATGATTGCCCTGAAACTGGCCAAACGTAAAGGAACCATCAGCGACGAAGACTATAAAATTCTCGTGAAAGAGCTGGCCGATATTCCTGAAAAGGGACGGGCAATTCTGGAAGACGGTGAGAAGATCAAAGACATAGCAGAGAAATACCAGGAGGCAGTAAATGCCCTTTACCTTGGACGTGGTTATTTGTTCCCGGTAGCGTTGGAAGGAGCGTTAAAGCTGAAAGAGATTTCCTATATACACGCCGAAGGTTATGCCGCAGGAGAAATGAAACACGGTCCAATTGCGTTAGTCGACAATAATTTGCCGGTTGTTGTTGTGGCTCCTCAGGATGATTATTATGAAAAGGTAGTGAGCAATATTCAGGAGGTAAAAGCTCGTAAAGGAAATGTGATTGCTGTTGTAACCGAAGGAGACAAAGGACTAAAAGAGATGGTAAACGATATTATTGAAATTCCAAAGTCGCATCCGGCGGTGGCACCTTTGCTGGCAGTAATTCCCTTGCAGTTGCTGGCCTATCACATTGCTTTGCTAAAAGGTTGTAATGTTGATCAACCTCGTAATCTGGCTAAATCGGTTACGGTGGAATAG
- a CDS encoding ABC transporter permease — protein MTKFQYIIKSFLHYFKANLLVAIGVAISTMVLTGSLVIGDSVRHSLTQATFYRLGETTHLVAVKERYFRQEMAAEMEAVNAELKATSVLLLEGMAVADGGQERANKVQVVGVDADFEEIANTPFFAELQNNEIAISENLAERLQKGAGDNILVRIKKASLIPMNAPFVSAEETSVSLRATIKKVVTKDELGRFSLKNSQTAPYNIFMSIERLNRLMEFEGKANQILVSTELETAVVSEVVNSCLTPADAGLELKKLDDKREVEISTERVFMEEKISDLLGSLPGADMILTYFVNGIDHNQSVVPYSFVSSVNNPKLAPNEIILNQWAADDFKAKLGDTIRLQYFKIGPLRQLENKEAAFILKEIVPMDSPVADRTRVPHLPGLSDAGHCREWEAGVPIDLDAIREKDEKYWDDYKGTPKAFISTESALELWSNRFGEYTAVRYPAGTFSEDEYKKEFAAAISPADLGMIVDPIREQGVHAAQNGTDFSGLFIGLSFFILVASIILTALLFRLNLESRSTQIGLLVALGFQQKYIRRFYLSEGFVVSLFGGVVGLVISYFYTTLVFHILNSLWFDIVRTNVLEIQLLPSTLVIGWIISLIVSLVAIAISLRRFQKQKAVELQKQIAVKESGLKTRLLNGVLWGALVLSVVVFVLQLLAEQADASMFFMSGGLMLLGLLLLFRNLLMKRAVKKSREFQFSQLSAINLTRNISRSTTIVTLFALGTFIVISTGSYKMDLIAGANKKTSGTGGFLYFAETTMPVLFDINNEDKKAEEGIYEDFNVVQFRKVDGDDASCLNLNRIAQPAILGVDAENLAGRFDFAAKMKGLDADPWQSLETDFEDGTIPAIADQTVIQWGLGMKVGDVILYQNELGDTLKLKLIAGTKPSVFQGYVIISNKHFLKNYPSSSGSNIFLIGGDVENETAIGDELQSVFRDYGWEMESAAKRLVEFYSVTNTYLSIFLALGALGLILGTIGLAVILARTILERRREIALMQAIGFTKSSVFKLLRNEYLLLLISGVLLGFVTAVLATLPAFLSTNTDVSFSIVAIVVALILVNGLVWIVGLSWFSLKRKVLVSGLQVE, from the coding sequence ATGACCAAATTTCAATACATAATAAAATCTTTTCTTCATTATTTTAAAGCCAATTTATTGGTGGCAATTGGTGTGGCTATCAGCACGATGGTTTTAACCGGCTCACTTGTTATTGGCGATTCGGTGCGACACAGTTTAACCCAGGCAACCTTTTATCGTTTGGGCGAAACAACACACCTGGTAGCTGTAAAAGAGCGCTATTTTCGTCAGGAGATGGCTGCGGAGATGGAAGCTGTAAATGCTGAACTGAAAGCTACTTCTGTGCTTTTGTTGGAAGGAATGGCTGTTGCCGATGGAGGTCAGGAACGTGCTAATAAAGTTCAGGTGGTTGGCGTTGATGCCGATTTTGAGGAGATCGCAAACACACCGTTTTTTGCCGAATTGCAAAATAATGAGATAGCCATAAGTGAAAATCTGGCAGAGCGTCTGCAAAAAGGGGCCGGCGATAATATCCTGGTTCGCATAAAAAAGGCCAGTCTGATACCGATGAATGCGCCGTTTGTATCGGCCGAAGAAACAAGTGTGTCTTTACGCGCGACAATTAAAAAAGTAGTTACGAAAGACGAGTTGGGGCGCTTTAGTTTGAAAAATTCACAAACGGCACCCTATAATATTTTTATGTCGATTGAGCGCCTGAACCGTTTAATGGAATTTGAAGGAAAGGCGAACCAGATTCTTGTTTCAACGGAGTTGGAGACAGCAGTAGTTTCCGAAGTCGTAAATTCCTGTTTAACACCAGCCGATGCCGGATTGGAATTAAAGAAATTAGATGATAAACGCGAAGTGGAGATTTCTACCGAGCGGGTTTTTATGGAAGAGAAAATTTCTGATCTGCTTGGAAGTTTACCCGGAGCAGATATGATTTTGACTTATTTTGTGAATGGGATCGATCATAACCAATCAGTAGTTCCTTATTCATTTGTGTCATCGGTTAACAACCCAAAGCTAGCTCCAAATGAAATAATATTAAATCAGTGGGCTGCAGATGATTTCAAAGCTAAATTGGGAGATACCATTCGTTTACAATATTTCAAGATCGGCCCTTTGCGGCAGTTGGAAAATAAAGAGGCCGCATTTATTTTAAAGGAAATTGTTCCAATGGATTCTCCAGTGGCAGATCGAACGCGCGTACCACATTTGCCGGGATTATCCGATGCCGGACATTGCCGCGAGTGGGAGGCCGGTGTGCCCATTGATCTGGATGCGATCCGTGAAAAAGATGAGAAGTACTGGGACGACTACAAAGGCACACCAAAAGCTTTTATTTCAACCGAGAGTGCATTGGAGCTGTGGTCCAATCGTTTTGGTGAGTACACGGCTGTGCGTTATCCCGCCGGAACGTTTAGTGAGGATGAATATAAAAAGGAATTTGCTGCCGCTATTTCGCCTGCCGATTTAGGAATGATCGTTGACCCCATTCGTGAACAAGGTGTGCATGCTGCTCAAAATGGTACCGATTTTAGCGGATTGTTTATCGGTTTAAGTTTTTTTATTTTGGTCGCTTCCATAATTCTAACGGCCTTGCTTTTCCGTTTGAATCTCGAAAGTCGTTCAACCCAAATCGGACTACTTGTGGCTCTTGGATTTCAGCAAAAATACATCCGAAGATTTTACCTGTCTGAAGGTTTTGTGGTTTCATTGTTTGGTGGAGTAGTGGGGCTGGTGATTTCGTATTTTTATACCACGCTGGTGTTCCACATATTAAATTCGTTGTGGTTTGATATTGTTCGTACCAATGTGCTCGAAATTCAGTTATTGCCATCAACATTGGTAATTGGATGGATTATTAGCTTGATTGTTTCACTGGTTGCTATTGCAATTTCATTACGTCGTTTTCAGAAACAAAAAGCGGTTGAACTGCAAAAACAGATCGCGGTTAAAGAAAGTGGCCTTAAAACACGTTTGCTGAATGGAGTTCTGTGGGGAGCTTTAGTTTTGTCGGTTGTGGTTTTTGTACTGCAATTATTGGCAGAGCAGGCCGATGCTTCCATGTTTTTCATGTCGGGCGGACTTATGCTGCTTGGACTGTTATTGCTTTTCAGAAATCTGCTGATGAAACGGGCGGTCAAAAAGTCCCGCGAGTTTCAGTTCAGTCAGTTGTCAGCCATAAATCTTACCCGAAATATTAGTCGATCGACTACCATTGTTACGCTCTTTGCGCTGGGAACATTTATCGTTATTTCTACGGGTTCGTACAAAATGGATTTGATTGCCGGAGCCAATAAAAAAACGAGTGGCACCGGGGGCTTTCTGTATTTTGCCGAAACCACCATGCCCGTTCTTTTTGATATTAATAACGAGGACAAGAAGGCGGAAGAAGGAATTTACGAAGATTTTAATGTGGTGCAATTTCGCAAAGTGGATGGTGACGATGCCAGTTGTCTGAACCTGAACCGCATTGCGCAGCCGGCAATTTTGGGTGTTGATGCTGAAAATCTGGCCGGACGATTTGATTTTGCTGCAAAAATGAAAGGTCTGGATGCTGATCCGTGGCAAAGTTTGGAAACTGATTTTGAAGACGGAACGATTCCTGCCATTGCCGACCAAACTGTTATTCAGTGGGGGCTCGGCATGAAAGTGGGTGACGTTATATTGTATCAAAACGAACTGGGAGATACATTAAAATTGAAATTGATTGCAGGAACAAAACCATCTGTTTTTCAGGGGTATGTTATAATCTCGAATAAACACTTTCTGAAAAATTACCCCAGCAGTTCTGGTTCAAATATCTTTTTAATTGGTGGTGATGTCGAAAACGAAACAGCAATAGGCGACGAGCTGCAATCCGTTTTTCGCGATTATGGCTGGGAAATGGAAAGTGCGGCAAAACGCCTTGTTGAGTTTTATTCCGTAACAAACACTTATTTGTCGATATTCCTTGCGCTTGGCGCCTTGGGATTAATTCTTGGAACCATCGGACTTGCTGTTATTCTGGCCAGAACCATTTTAGAGCGTCGGCGTGAAATTGCTTTGATGCAAGCCATTGGATTCACCAAAAGCTCCGTTTTTAAATTGCTGAGAAACGAATACTTGCTACTGTTGATATCAGGAGTTTTGCTTGGTTTTGTTACCGCCGTTCTTGCAACTCTACCTGCATTTTTGTCTACCAATACTGATGTTTCATTTTCAATAGTAGCGATTGTGGTAGCGCTGATCCTTGTAAACGGATTGGTTTGGATCGTTGGCTTAAGTTGGTTTTCATTAAAAAGAAAAGTATTGGTATCGGGATTGCAGGTTGAATAA
- a CDS encoding VTT domain-containing protein, which produces MNGKIAIPKKFYFILFASVIAICLFSFTIGRELYAGKTESIFSFGLIHFSGYLFFLLMPVELAFIYYLPFYSGFDLIATAMATAITAQCIDYIIGRLLRPRKIIELMGHKRIVKAERKIQQFGMLTIFVFNLFPLSSPVIALAAGMLRYNFRRFLVVSVLGLLMKYVLIFLIFA; this is translated from the coding sequence ATGAACGGCAAAATAGCAATACCCAAAAAGTTCTATTTTATCTTGTTTGCTTCGGTTATTGCTATTTGCTTGTTCTCTTTTACCATTGGCCGCGAACTTTATGCCGGCAAAACAGAAAGTATCTTCTCGTTTGGTCTCATCCATTTTTCAGGTTACCTCTTTTTTTTATTGATGCCAGTAGAGTTGGCCTTTATCTATTATTTGCCGTTTTATTCCGGTTTCGATTTAATCGCTACAGCCATGGCAACTGCAATTACTGCACAGTGCATCGATTATATAATAGGCCGTTTGTTGCGTCCACGAAAAATTATAGAATTGATGGGGCACAAGCGCATTGTAAAAGCCGAGCGTAAAATTCAGCAGTTTGGCATGCTAACTATTTTTGTATTCAACCTTTTTCCGCTCTCGTCGCCGGTAATTGCTTTGGCAGCCGGAATGTTACGTTACAATTTCCGAAGATTTCTTGTAGTGAGTGTATTGGGGCTTTTAATGAAATACGTGCTTATCT
- a CDS encoding ABC transporter ATP-binding protein produces MLLQLKNISKGYGEAGTHSFRPVLKELNSELEKGQKVAIIGPSGSGKTTLLNLVGALDTPDSGEVMFNGTNITGYNSTQLSTFRNQNLGFVFQMHHLMPQLSLWENVLLPLLPQGKVTKEQKDWAEYLIKKVGISEQRNQKPSEMSGGECQRTAVVRALINKPELILADEPTGALDEANANALSELLIQLSEEEGVTLVTVTHSAELAQKMDTKLLLRNGKLEKE; encoded by the coding sequence ATGCTACTACAACTAAAAAACATATCAAAAGGGTACGGAGAAGCCGGTACACATAGCTTTCGACCGGTATTAAAAGAACTAAATAGTGAACTGGAAAAAGGACAAAAAGTGGCAATAATCGGGCCGAGTGGTTCAGGAAAAACAACTTTATTGAATCTTGTAGGGGCACTGGACACGCCCGATTCCGGAGAAGTGATGTTTAATGGTACCAATATTACCGGGTACAATTCAACTCAATTGTCGACCTTTAGAAATCAAAACCTTGGGTTTGTTTTTCAAATGCATCATTTAATGCCACAACTGAGCCTTTGGGAGAATGTGTTGCTACCGCTATTGCCACAAGGAAAAGTAACAAAGGAGCAAAAAGACTGGGCAGAATACCTGATCAAAAAAGTAGGTATTTCAGAGCAACGTAATCAGAAACCTTCAGAAATGTCGGGAGGCGAGTGTCAGCGTACTGCGGTGGTTCGTGCTTTAATAAATAAGCCTGAATTAATTCTGGCCGATGAACCAACGGGTGCGCTTGACGAGGCCAATGCCAATGCTCTTTCGGAATTACTTATTCAACTCAGCGAAGAGGAAGGAGTGACTTTGGTGACAGTAACTCACTCGGCAGAGTTGGCTCAAAAAATGGATACGAAACTTTTATTACGAAACGGTAAATTGGAAAAAGAATAG
- a CDS encoding PAS domain S-box protein codes for MTGEKNQDQNKRIEELEQELSKLKLELENSRFQEEQEREKRLFYQMIAEFAFAWELWFEPNGKIKYCSPSSSDLTGYTANQIITSPGIAALLVYDADKEKYNNFLTGALNQTLVNQTLEFRVLTRTKQLRWFMMNVRGVYDKVGKYLGIRASVLDISRLKQAMGHISELERTKEFDSRNKQRLQTELEMKDRELVSFLLQLSQKNELLTKTVHLLQSEESVQVKKASSLIKKLKDMLQANAVQPVDWSMVENQVEKIHPGFLDRLQKRHPKVSVNDKKLCSYIRLGLSSKEIAGLLNITSKSVEISRVRLRKKLGINAKIRLVNYLEQL; via the coding sequence ATGACCGGTGAAAAAAATCAGGATCAAAACAAACGAATAGAAGAACTGGAACAGGAGCTTTCAAAACTGAAGCTTGAACTGGAGAATTCCAGGTTTCAGGAGGAGCAGGAGCGCGAAAAACGTTTGTTTTACCAAATGATTGCTGAGTTTGCTTTTGCATGGGAGTTGTGGTTTGAACCAAACGGCAAGATTAAATATTGTTCGCCCTCTTCTTCCGATCTTACAGGATATACAGCAAATCAAATTATTACTTCGCCCGGAATTGCAGCCTTGCTGGTTTATGATGCCGACAAAGAGAAATACAACAACTTTTTAACCGGAGCTTTAAATCAGACTTTAGTTAACCAAACGCTTGAATTTCGTGTGCTTACGCGTACCAAACAACTTCGTTGGTTTATGATGAATGTGCGCGGTGTGTACGATAAAGTTGGGAAGTACCTTGGAATTCGCGCATCGGTGCTGGATATTAGTCGCCTGAAACAGGCCATGGGACACATCTCAGAATTGGAGCGAACAAAAGAATTTGACAGTCGAAATAAGCAGCGTTTGCAAACCGAGTTGGAGATGAAAGACCGTGAACTCGTTTCGTTTTTATTGCAACTGTCTCAGAAAAACGAATTACTCACAAAGACTGTTCATTTGCTTCAATCGGAAGAGAGTGTGCAGGTTAAAAAGGCTTCATCGCTCATAAAAAAATTAAAAGATATGTTGCAGGCAAATGCCGTTCAGCCTGTTGATTGGTCGATGGTAGAAAACCAGGTGGAGAAAATACATCCCGGATTTCTCGATCGGCTGCAAAAGCGACATCCTAAAGTTTCGGTCAACGATAAAAAATTGTGTTCCTACATTCGTTTGGGTTTGTCGAGCAAAGAAATTGCAGGTCTTCTGAATATTACTTCCAAAAGCGTGGAAATCTCGCGCGTGCGTTTGCGAAAGAAACTCGGGATAAACGCAAAAATCCGCCTTGTAAATTATCTTGAACAATTATGA
- a CDS encoding DUF4954 family protein produces MTQNIQNNYRNLYDEEIGQLVHQGCSSYDWSLIKVSPDFIPDCIENCKFTGRVRLNSFSGSVKLVGGITFKTGIYNAWLHNCEVGKNALIHNVRSYIANYRIEENVVIHNITTLAVDGETSFGNGVVVEAINEGGGREIPIYDYLSTHVAYMMSLYRHRPEVVRSLKNMVADYTKYVSSEMGVIGADSKILNCNTILNVKTGPATIIDGAKKLHNGSINSNYEAPVKIGEGVIMDDFIVSSGSKITDATLVSKCFIGQGCVLDKHYSAENSLFFANFQGFHGEACSIFAGPYTVTHHKSTLLIAGLFSFLNAGSGSNQSNHLYKLGPIHQGIMERGAKTTSDSYVLWPSRIGAFSLVMGRHYKHCDTTDFPFSYLIESKDESILVPGINLKSIGTIRDTQKWPKRDKRTDSNLLDLINFNLLSPYTIDKMVKGREKLLDIRKSSDDKTEAYTYDRMKIEKHALDRGIQLYEMAIWKFLGNSLITRLNGNEYKIAADIQNALQPDMKFGKGYWVDLAGMICPFEALDQLLQSVENGSVQSLEEVNSALATMHKNYYNFEWTWAVDVLESFYGKSISEFDASDVITIVKKWKESVLGIDRFLYEDARKEFSMSKMTGFGVDGQNGARELDFTEVRGEFEDNDTVKEIKEHMEKKERLGSRVIEQMMQVRENKQAVENNS; encoded by the coding sequence ATGACACAAAACATACAGAACAATTACAGAAATCTATATGATGAAGAAATTGGGCAACTGGTTCATCAGGGATGTTCTTCATATGACTGGAGTTTAATAAAAGTATCACCCGATTTTATTCCCGATTGTATTGAGAACTGCAAGTTTACAGGCCGTGTGCGGTTAAACAGTTTTTCCGGATCGGTTAAACTGGTGGGAGGAATAACTTTTAAAACCGGTATTTACAATGCATGGCTTCACAATTGCGAGGTTGGTAAGAATGCCTTGATTCACAATGTTCGTAGTTATATTGCAAACTATAGGATTGAGGAAAATGTGGTTATTCATAACATCACAACGCTGGCTGTTGATGGCGAAACATCGTTTGGAAACGGCGTAGTTGTCGAAGCTATTAACGAAGGCGGAGGCCGCGAAATACCTATTTATGATTACCTCTCTACGCATGTTGCCTATATGATGTCGTTGTACAGGCACCGGCCGGAGGTGGTGCGATCACTAAAAAATATGGTTGCTGATTATACGAAATATGTTAGCAGCGAGATGGGTGTGATTGGAGCCGATTCGAAGATTCTGAATTGTAACACTATTTTGAATGTTAAAACCGGACCTGCAACCATAATCGATGGAGCAAAAAAATTACATAACGGAAGTATTAACAGCAACTACGAAGCGCCGGTAAAGATTGGCGAAGGAGTAATAATGGACGACTTTATAGTTAGTTCAGGGTCGAAAATTACCGATGCCACACTGGTTTCGAAATGTTTTATTGGTCAGGGTTGTGTGCTGGATAAGCATTATTCGGCAGAAAACTCCTTGTTCTTTGCCAATTTTCAGGGATTCCATGGTGAGGCTTGTTCCATATTTGCAGGGCCTTACACCGTTACTCATCATAAATCGACTTTGCTTATTGCGGGCTTGTTTTCATTTTTAAATGCCGGAAGCGGATCGAATCAAAGTAACCATTTGTATAAACTGGGGCCAATTCATCAGGGGATTATGGAGCGTGGAGCAAAAACTACCAGCGATTCGTATGTGCTGTGGCCTTCGCGTATTGGAGCTTTTTCATTGGTTATGGGGCGCCATTATAAGCATTGCGATACCACAGACTTTCCATTTTCGTACCTGATTGAGAGCAAAGATGAGAGTATTCTTGTGCCTGGTATTAACCTGAAAAGTATTGGAACCATTCGTGATACACAAAAGTGGCCAAAGCGCGATAAACGCACTGATTCGAATCTGCTCGATCTCATTAATTTCAATTTGCTGAGTCCGTATACCATTGATAAAATGGTGAAAGGCCGGGAGAAATTATTGGATATTAGAAAGTCTTCGGATGATAAGACTGAAGCATATACTTACGATCGCATGAAAATTGAAAAACATGCGCTCGACAGGGGAATTCAGTTGTACGAAATGGCTATCTGGAAATTTTTGGGGAACTCATTGATTACACGCCTGAATGGAAATGAATATAAAATAGCAGCAGATATTCAAAATGCGCTTCAGCCTGATATGAAATTTGGAAAAGGATACTGGGTTGATCTGGCCGGGATGATCTGTCCGTTCGAGGCGCTCGATCAGTTGTTGCAGTCGGTAGAAAATGGATCGGTGCAGTCGCTTGAGGAAGTTAATTCTGCTTTGGCAACGATGCACAAGAATTACTACAATTTCGAATGGACCTGGGCTGTCGATGTTCTTGAAAGTTTTTATGGAAAGAGTATCTCCGAATTTGATGCATCGGATGTGATAACCATTGTGAAGAAATGGAAAGAAAGTGTACTGGGTATTGATCGCTTTTTGTACGAAGATGCACGGAAAGAATTTTCGATGAGTAAGATGACCGGTTTTGGTGTTGACGGACAGAATGGAGCACGCGAGCTCGATTTTACAGAGGTGCGTGGCGAGTTTGAAGACAATGATACGGTGAAAGAAATAAAGGAGCACATGGAGAAAAAGGAACGGCTTGGTAGCCGGGTAATAGAACAGATGATGCAAGTGCGGGAGAATAAACAGGCAGTTGAAAATAATAGTTAA
- a CDS encoding ThuA domain-containing protein: MSRIILLNLFICCFSFHLLAQSPAKSRVVAFYTGKNDPAHVSFVHEADRWLTQLAKDSCFEYESTNDWNELNKGNLSNVDLVVFLDTRPDTSSNRQAFQNYMENGGAWLGFHFCAFALSGSSYPQNWDWYHETFLGSGQYKGNTWRPTTAMLKVENNSHPVTNDLPNNFEASPNEWYSWENDLRENPDIDILVSIDSSSFPLGTGPKKHEVWHDGYYPVVWSNRRFKMLYINMGHNDIDYESGTNKELSFTFNNTVQDKMVIDALFLLMSADLTHKSKGVR; the protein is encoded by the coding sequence ATGTCAAGAATTATCTTACTGAACCTATTTATTTGCTGTTTTTCATTTCATCTCTTAGCACAATCTCCGGCTAAATCCAGAGTCGTCGCTTTTTATACCGGAAAGAATGATCCTGCTCACGTAAGTTTTGTGCATGAAGCTGATAGGTGGCTAACACAATTGGCAAAAGATTCATGTTTTGAATACGAATCGACAAACGATTGGAATGAGTTGAATAAGGGTAATCTTTCCAACGTAGATCTGGTTGTTTTTCTTGATACGCGTCCGGATACTTCGTCTAATCGGCAGGCATTTCAAAATTATATGGAAAATGGGGGAGCCTGGTTGGGATTTCATTTTTGTGCTTTTGCTCTTAGTGGTTCTTCATATCCACAAAACTGGGATTGGTATCATGAAACCTTTTTAGGATCGGGGCAATACAAAGGGAATACCTGGCGGCCAACCACGGCAATGCTGAAGGTAGAAAATAATTCTCATCCAGTTACAAATGATCTGCCGAATAACTTTGAAGCTTCACCCAATGAATGGTATAGTTGGGAAAATGATCTGAGAGAAAATCCGGACATTGATATTCTTGTTTCCATTGATTCGTCTAGTTTTCCTCTTGGAACAGGACCTAAAAAACATGAAGTATGGCACGATGGTTATTACCCTGTTGTGTGGAGTAATCGACGTTTTAAAATGCTGTATATCAATATGGGGCACAACGATATCGATTATGAAAGTGGGACAAATAAGGAGCTGTCATTCACTTTTAACAACACCGTACAAGACAAAATGGTAATCGATGCTTTGTTCTTGTTGATGTCTGCTGATTTAACACACAAAAGTAAAGGGGTAAGATAA